The following are encoded in a window of Pseudomonas sp. JQ170C genomic DNA:
- a CDS encoding DMT family transporter — MNLSFAPAALLPLVIALLAGAAVPFQAGSNAALGRLLGHPLWASLVSLGVSVLLVIPALLALRAPLPQLGALAQAPWWAWLGGAAGVAYITAALMLTPRLGAAGFIVCVIAGQVLSSLIIDQWGLMGLPERPVNGLRLAGVGLIVLGMLVVQWGTSTSR; from the coding sequence ATGAACCTGTCTTTCGCCCCCGCCGCCCTGCTGCCGCTGGTTATCGCCCTGCTGGCCGGGGCTGCAGTGCCGTTTCAGGCCGGCAGCAATGCCGCCCTGGGCCGACTGCTGGGGCACCCCTTGTGGGCATCGCTGGTGTCGCTTGGGGTCAGTGTGCTGTTAGTGATTCCGGCGCTGCTGGCACTGCGTGCGCCCTTGCCACAGCTCGGCGCGCTGGCCCAGGCACCGTGGTGGGCATGGCTGGGAGGTGCAGCCGGGGTGGCCTACATCACTGCGGCGCTGATGCTGACGCCACGCCTGGGCGCCGCGGGGTTTATCGTCTGCGTGATCGCCGGTCAGGTGTTGTCTTCCCTGATCATTGATCAATGGGGCTTGATGGGCCTGCCCGAGCGCCCAGTGAACGGCCTGCGCCTGGCAGGCGTTGGCCTGATCGTGCTGGGCATGCTGGTGGTGCAGTGGGGCACCTCGACCTCTCGCTAG
- a CDS encoding GNAT family N-acetyltransferase, giving the protein MGANDAAAWFAIMADPQVMRFWNHAPWHELSEAQAALAADRQAYADGQVFKLGIYRRDSDELIGMCQCFHVDAESRRGEIGYCLASNAQGQGFMGEALEHFVRYLGQGLNMRRLEAEIDPRNSASARTLERLGFVLEGTLRQRWCVAGELSDSGLYGLLLEQVG; this is encoded by the coding sequence ATGGGCGCCAACGATGCCGCGGCCTGGTTTGCGATCATGGCCGATCCGCAAGTCATGCGGTTCTGGAATCACGCCCCCTGGCACGAGCTGTCCGAAGCGCAAGCGGCCTTGGCGGCCGATCGCCAGGCCTATGCCGACGGACAGGTGTTCAAGCTCGGGATCTATCGTCGCGACAGCGACGAGCTGATTGGCATGTGCCAGTGCTTTCACGTTGACGCCGAGTCGCGCCGCGGCGAAATCGGCTACTGCCTGGCCAGCAATGCCCAGGGTCAGGGCTTTATGGGCGAGGCGCTGGAGCACTTCGTCCGGTACCTGGGCCAGGGCCTGAACATGCGCCGCCTTGAAGCCGAGATCGATCCGCGCAACAGCGCCTCGGCACGTACCCTGGAGCGCCTGGGCTTCGTCTTGGAAGGCACCCTGCGCCAGCGTTGGTGCGTGGCCGGGGAGTTGTCCGATTCGGGGCTCTACGGACTGTTGCTCGAGCAGGTCGGCTGA
- the mnmH gene encoding tRNA 2-selenouridine(34) synthase MnmH: MRDNTTDYRQLFLNDVPMMDMRAPVEFGKGAFPQAINLPLMNDLERQKVGTCYKQHGQQAAITLGHQLVNGQIKDERIAAWAAFARANPQGYLYCFRGGLRSQIAQQWLKEEAGIAYPKVVGGYKAMRNFLIETTQGAVAECDFILIGGLTGTGKTEVLQQLENAIDLEGHANHRGSSFGKRATAQPAQIDFENRLAIDVLKKRTRGIEQFVLEDEGRIVGSCSLPLELYQGMQHYPLVWLEDSFDNRVERILGDYVINLCAEFVALHGDEQGFPLFAQRLNQSMGNILKRLGGERYQRLSALLQQALDEQQRNGDVALHRAWISGLLSEYYDPMYAYHRDSKAGRIEFSGNHVEVREYLRARAARH; this comes from the coding sequence ATGCGTGACAACACCACCGACTACCGCCAACTGTTTTTGAACGATGTACCGATGATGGACATGCGTGCCCCGGTCGAATTCGGCAAGGGCGCGTTCCCCCAGGCGATCAACCTGCCGCTGATGAACGACCTGGAGCGGCAGAAGGTCGGCACCTGCTACAAGCAGCACGGCCAACAGGCCGCCATCACCCTTGGCCATCAACTGGTCAACGGCCAGATCAAGGACGAACGCATTGCCGCCTGGGCCGCGTTCGCCCGGGCCAACCCGCAAGGCTACCTCTACTGTTTTCGCGGCGGCCTGCGCTCGCAGATTGCCCAGCAATGGCTCAAGGAAGAGGCCGGCATCGCCTACCCGAAGGTGGTCGGCGGCTACAAGGCCATGCGTAACTTCCTGATCGAGACCACCCAGGGCGCCGTGGCCGAATGCGACTTCATACTGATCGGCGGCCTGACCGGCACCGGCAAGACCGAAGTGCTGCAGCAGCTGGAGAACGCCATCGACCTGGAAGGCCACGCCAACCACCGTGGCTCCAGCTTCGGCAAACGCGCCACCGCACAACCCGCGCAGATCGACTTTGAAAACCGCCTGGCCATCGACGTGCTGAAAAAGCGCACCCGAGGCATCGAGCAATTCGTGCTTGAAGACGAAGGTCGCATCGTCGGCAGTTGCTCGCTGCCGCTGGAGTTGTACCAGGGCATGCAGCACTACCCGCTGGTATGGCTGGAAGACAGCTTCGACAACCGCGTCGAACGAATCCTCGGCGACTACGTGATTAACCTCTGCGCCGAGTTCGTCGCCCTGCACGGTGACGAGCAAGGCTTCCCGCTGTTTGCCCAGCGCCTGAACCAGAGCATGGGCAACATCCTCAAGCGCCTGGGTGGCGAGCGCTACCAGCGCCTGTCGGCCCTCTTGCAACAAGCCCTCGACGAACAGCAGCGCAACGGTGACGTGGCCTTGCACCGCGCCTGGATCAGTGGACTGCTCAGTGAGTACTACGACCCGATGTACGCCTACCACCGTGACAGCAAGGCCGGGCGCATCGAGTTTTCCGGCAATCACGTCGAGGTGCGCGAGTACCTGCGTGCCCGCGCTGCCCGTCACTGA
- a CDS encoding PhnE/PtxC family ABC transporter permease, translating to MLKAAANRDPAALPRLLLTLLAIALLWPGIHLSELNPGVLLQADNRREMGNFVSAFWPPAHDAAFLELLLEATLQTLAVATAGMALALLLAIPASLLASRALSMGAASRGGRLGFWSRTVRLPVRGLLIFLRSVPEIVWALLFVRAVGLGPTAGVLAIAITYSGMLGKVYAEIFESVNQRPAHALLQAGSSRLSAFFYGILPDAAAELVSYTVYRWECAIRASVVMGFVGAGGLGQQIDLSMRMFAGAEVASMLLAFLVLVWLADQLSRLLRGRLA from the coding sequence ATGCTGAAAGCCGCCGCCAACCGCGATCCGGCAGCGTTGCCACGGCTGCTGTTGACCCTGCTGGCGATTGCCTTGCTGTGGCCGGGTATCCACCTCAGCGAGCTCAATCCTGGCGTGTTGTTGCAGGCCGACAACCGTCGCGAGATGGGTAACTTTGTCAGCGCGTTCTGGCCGCCGGCCCATGATGCGGCGTTTCTGGAGCTGCTGCTGGAGGCCACGTTGCAGACCCTGGCGGTTGCCACGGCGGGCATGGCCCTGGCCTTGCTGCTGGCGATTCCGGCGAGTTTGCTGGCCAGCCGCGCGTTGTCGATGGGCGCAGCCTCCCGTGGTGGTCGCCTGGGGTTCTGGTCCCGGACGGTGCGCCTGCCGGTGCGTGGCCTGCTGATCTTTTTGCGCAGCGTCCCGGAGATCGTCTGGGCGTTGCTGTTCGTTCGCGCGGTAGGCCTGGGCCCCACCGCCGGAGTGCTGGCCATCGCCATCACCTACAGCGGCATGCTCGGCAAGGTGTATGCGGAGATCTTCGAGTCGGTCAACCAGCGCCCGGCCCATGCCCTGTTGCAGGCAGGCAGCAGTCGCTTGAGTGCATTCTTCTACGGCATCTTGCCGGATGCGGCGGCGGAGCTGGTGTCGTACACGGTGTACCGCTGGGAATGCGCGATTCGCGCTTCGGTGGTGATGGGCTTTGTGGGGGCCGGTGGCCTGGGCCAGCAGATCGACTTGTCGATGCGCATGTTCGCCGGCGCCGAGGTGGCGAGCATGCTGCTGGCGTTCCTGGTGCTGGTGTGGCTGGCGGATCAGCTCAGCCGATTGTTGCGCGGGAGGCTGGCATGA
- the cyoD gene encoding cytochrome o ubiquinol oxidase subunit IV has product MANAHNSHAEGNHGSVKSYAIGFILSVILTAIPFGLVMYPSLPKDMTVLIVVAFAAIQIVVHLYYFLHLDRSKEQRENVSAFLFTAMVIALLVGLSLWIMFSIHTSMMAK; this is encoded by the coding sequence ATGGCTAACGCACATAACAGCCACGCCGAGGGCAACCACGGTAGCGTGAAGTCCTACGCAATCGGCTTCATCCTGTCGGTCATCCTGACCGCCATTCCTTTCGGCCTGGTGATGTACCCAAGCCTGCCGAAAGACATGACCGTGTTGATCGTAGTGGCCTTCGCCGCGATCCAGATCGTGGTGCACCTGTACTACTTCCTGCACCTGGACCGCTCGAAGGAGCAGCGTGAGAACGTCAGCGCCTTCTTGTTCACGGCAATGGTCATTGCCCTGTTGGTTGGCCTGTCGCTGTGGATCATGTTCAGCATCCACACCAGCATGATGGCGAAGTGA
- a CDS encoding lysozyme inhibitor LprI family protein: MKPLLAIALLSVIAPFASANDAYSQCMNTAQTTLAMNDCNGAEIKRQDTRLNAAYKSAMAGLEAEQQGKLRDAQRQWIKYRDANCGLYFSLTGGTIDQLNGAGCVLNMTKARADELQNLREP; encoded by the coding sequence ATGAAGCCCCTGCTGGCCATCGCCCTGCTCAGCGTCATCGCGCCATTTGCCAGCGCCAATGACGCCTACAGCCAATGCATGAACACCGCCCAGACGACCCTGGCCATGAACGACTGCAACGGCGCCGAGATCAAGCGTCAGGACACCCGCCTCAACGCTGCCTACAAATCCGCGATGGCCGGTCTTGAAGCCGAGCAACAAGGCAAACTGCGTGACGCCCAGCGGCAGTGGATCAAGTACCGGGACGCCAATTGCGGCCTGTACTTCAGCCTCACCGGCGGCACCATCGATCAGCTCAATGGCGCAGGCTGCGTGCTGAACATGACCAAGGCCCGGGCAGACGAATTGCAGAATCTGCGCGAGCCTTGA
- the selD gene encoding selenide, water dikinase SelD yields MSEPIRLTQYSHGAGCGCKISPKMLEVILAESGTQALDPNLWVGNASRDDAAVYALDEERGVVSTTDFFMPIVDDPYDFGRIAATNAISDIYAMGGDPLMAIAILGWPINVLAPEVAREVIRGGRAVCAEAGIPLAGGHSIDAPEPIFGLAVTGVVQKRHMKRNDTATVGCRLYLTKPLGIGILTTAEKKAKLRDQDKGLARDWMCTLNTPGSRFGKLEGVKAMTDVTGFGLLGHLVELADGSGLSARLTYSAVPRLPSVEHYLAEGCVPGGTLRNFDSYGEKIAPLSDEQKHLLCDPQTSGGLLVAVTPEGEAEFLAVAAELGLNLAPIGALVERQSHAVEVL; encoded by the coding sequence ATGAGCGAGCCGATTCGTCTGACCCAGTACAGCCACGGTGCCGGTTGTGGCTGCAAGATCTCTCCGAAGATGCTGGAAGTGATTCTTGCCGAAAGCGGTACCCAGGCCCTGGATCCGAACCTCTGGGTGGGCAATGCCTCGCGCGACGACGCGGCAGTCTACGCGCTCGACGAGGAGCGCGGTGTGGTTTCGACCACCGACTTCTTCATGCCCATTGTCGACGACCCGTACGACTTCGGCCGCATCGCCGCCACCAATGCCATCAGCGACATCTACGCCATGGGTGGCGACCCGCTGATGGCCATCGCCATTCTCGGCTGGCCGATCAATGTGCTGGCCCCGGAAGTGGCCCGCGAAGTGATTCGTGGCGGTCGCGCCGTGTGCGCCGAAGCGGGCATTCCCCTGGCCGGCGGGCACTCCATCGATGCCCCGGAGCCGATCTTCGGCCTGGCCGTGACCGGCGTCGTGCAAAAGCGCCACATGAAGCGCAACGACACCGCCACCGTGGGTTGCCGCCTGTACCTGACCAAGCCCCTGGGCATCGGCATCCTCACCACCGCCGAGAAAAAAGCCAAGCTGCGCGATCAGGACAAAGGCCTGGCACGCGACTGGATGTGTACCCTCAACACCCCCGGCAGCCGCTTCGGCAAGCTCGAGGGCGTCAAGGCCATGACCGACGTCACCGGCTTTGGCCTGCTCGGCCACCTGGTGGAACTGGCCGACGGCAGCGGCTTGAGCGCTCGCCTGACCTACAGCGCCGTGCCGCGCCTGCCGAGCGTCGAGCATTACCTGGCCGAAGGCTGTGTACCTGGCGGCACGCTGCGCAACTTCGACAGCTACGGCGAAAAAATCGCACCGCTGAGCGATGAGCAAAAGCATCTGCTGTGCGACCCGCAAACCAGCGGTGGCCTGTTGGTGGCGGTAACGCCTGAAGGTGAAGCCGAGTTCCTCGCCGTCGCCGCCGAACTGGGCCTGAACCTGGCGCCGATCGGCGCGCTGGTCGAGCGACAGAGCCACGCGGTTGAGGTGCTGTAA
- a CDS encoding YkgJ family cysteine cluster protein, with amino-acid sequence MSDNPCLNCGACCGYFRVSFFWGECESAGGVVPDDLVVQINPTRVAMIGTDSKPCRCIGLEGEIGKGVSCSLYEKRSTPCREFEAAWVDGNANPSCDAARAAYGLPPLEANEPIWPDEGAEVA; translated from the coding sequence ATGTCCGATAATCCTTGCTTGAACTGCGGCGCCTGCTGCGGGTATTTCCGTGTGTCTTTCTTCTGGGGCGAGTGCGAGTCGGCAGGTGGTGTGGTGCCCGACGACCTGGTGGTTCAGATCAACCCCACCCGTGTGGCGATGATCGGTACCGACAGCAAACCCTGCCGTTGTATCGGCCTTGAGGGCGAGATTGGTAAAGGGGTGAGCTGCTCCCTTTACGAGAAGCGCTCCACACCTTGCCGTGAATTCGAGGCCGCCTGGGTCGATGGCAATGCCAACCCCAGCTGCGATGCCGCGCGTGCGGCCTATGGCTTGCCACCGCTGGAAGCCAACGAACCGATCTGGCCGGATGAAGGGGCCGAGGTCGCCTGA
- a CDS encoding putative selenate ABC transporter substrate-binding protein — MLKRPLALFAGLVLSCSTYLAQAADTLRVSAIPDEAPTELLRKFKPLGEYLEQQLGMKVQFVPVADYPAVVEALATDRLDMAWLGGFTFVQVHLKSPTATPLVQREQDAKFTSKFITANPDIKSLADLKGKTFAFGSISSTSGSLMPRYFMLKDDNIKPESYFSRVAYSGAHDATAAWVQAGKVDAGVLNASVWDKLVASGKVDTNKVKVFATTPSYYDYNWTVRGSLDPALKEKIKHAFLALDPAKPQDKAILDLQAASRFIETSPDNYKGIEEAARAAELLK, encoded by the coding sequence ATGCTCAAACGTCCCTTGGCGCTGTTCGCCGGCCTGGTGCTGTCGTGTTCGACCTACCTGGCCCAAGCCGCCGATACCCTGCGCGTCAGTGCCATTCCTGACGAGGCCCCCACTGAACTGCTGCGCAAGTTCAAGCCGCTGGGCGAGTACCTGGAGCAGCAATTGGGCATGAAGGTTCAGTTTGTGCCGGTGGCCGACTACCCGGCCGTGGTCGAGGCGCTGGCGACGGACCGTCTGGACATGGCCTGGCTGGGCGGCTTCACCTTCGTTCAGGTGCACCTGAAGAGCCCGACCGCGACCCCGCTGGTACAGCGTGAGCAAGATGCGAAGTTCACCAGCAAGTTCATCACCGCCAACCCCGACATCAAGAGCCTGGCGGATCTCAAGGGCAAGACCTTTGCCTTCGGTTCGATCTCGTCGACCTCCGGCAGCCTGATGCCGCGCTACTTCATGCTCAAGGACGACAACATCAAGCCTGAGAGCTATTTCAGCCGCGTGGCCTACTCCGGTGCCCACGATGCCACGGCCGCCTGGGTCCAGGCCGGCAAGGTCGATGCCGGTGTACTCAACGCCAGTGTCTGGGACAAGCTGGTCGCCTCGGGCAAGGTCGATACCAACAAGGTCAAGGTGTTCGCCACCACGCCAAGCTACTACGACTACAACTGGACCGTGCGCGGCAGCCTCGACCCGGCCCTGAAAGAGAAGATCAAGCACGCCTTCCTCGCCCTCGATCCTGCCAAGCCGCAAGACAAGGCGATCCTCGACTTGCAGGCGGCCAGCCGCTTCATCGAGACCAGCCCGGACAACTACAAGGGCATCGAGGAGGCTGCTCGCGCTGCTGAGCTGCTCAAGTGA
- the alaC gene encoding alanine transaminase, whose amino-acid sequence MADQGSPRRFTRIDRLPPYVFNITAELKMAARRRGEDIIDLSMGNPDGATPPHIVEKLVQVAQREDTHGYSTSRGIPRLRRAISRWYKDRYEVEIDPENEAIVTIGSKEGLAHLMLATLDHGDTVLVPNPSYPIHIYGAVIAGAQVRSVPLVPGVDFFNELERAIRESIPKPKMMILGFPSNPTAQCVELDFFERVVALAKQYDVLVIHDLAYADIVYDGWKAPSIMQVPGAKDIAVEFFTLSKSYNMAGWRIGFMVGNPELVSALARIKSYHDYGTFTPLQVAAIAALEGDQQCVLDIAEQYRQRRNVLVKGLHELGWMVENPKASMYVWAKIPEQYAHLGSLEFSKKLLAEAKVCVSPGIGFGDYGDDHVRFALIENQDRIRQAVRGIRQMFRKQQ is encoded by the coding sequence ATGGCTGACCAAGGTTCGCCGCGCCGCTTTACGCGCATTGATCGTCTCCCCCCCTACGTCTTCAACATCACCGCCGAACTCAAGATGGCCGCGCGCCGTCGTGGCGAGGACATCATCGACCTGAGCATGGGCAACCCCGACGGGGCCACGCCGCCGCACATCGTTGAAAAACTGGTGCAGGTCGCCCAGCGTGAAGACACCCACGGCTACTCGACGTCACGCGGTATTCCACGCCTGCGCAGGGCGATTTCGCGTTGGTACAAGGACCGCTACGAGGTCGAGATCGACCCGGAAAACGAAGCCATCGTCACCATCGGCTCCAAGGAAGGCCTGGCGCACCTGATGCTCGCCACCCTGGACCATGGCGATACGGTGCTGGTGCCCAACCCCAGCTACCCGATTCACATCTACGGCGCAGTGATTGCCGGTGCGCAGGTGCGTTCGGTGCCGTTGGTGCCGGGTGTGGACTTCTTCAACGAGCTGGAGCGGGCGATCCGCGAGTCGATCCCCAAGCCGAAGATGATGATCCTGGGCTTCCCTTCCAACCCGACCGCGCAGTGCGTCGAGCTGGACTTCTTCGAGCGCGTGGTGGCCCTGGCCAAGCAGTACGACGTGCTGGTGATCCACGACCTGGCCTATGCCGACATCGTCTATGACGGCTGGAAGGCGCCCTCGATCATGCAGGTGCCTGGCGCCAAGGACATCGCGGTGGAGTTCTTCACCCTGTCCAAGAGCTACAACATGGCCGGCTGGCGTATCGGCTTCATGGTCGGCAACCCCGAACTGGTCAGCGCCCTGGCGCGGATCAAGAGCTACCACGACTACGGCACCTTCACCCCGCTCCAGGTGGCTGCCATTGCCGCCCTCGAAGGGGATCAGCAGTGTGTGCTCGATATCGCCGAGCAGTACCGCCAGCGTCGCAACGTGCTGGTCAAGGGCTTGCACGAGCTGGGCTGGATGGTCGAGAACCCCAAGGCGTCGATGTATGTCTGGGCGAAGATCCCTGAGCAGTACGCGCACCTGGGCTCGCTGGAGTTCTCCAAGAAATTGCTGGCCGAAGCCAAGGTCTGTGTGTCGCCAGGCATTGGTTTCGGTGATTACGGCGACGATCATGTGCGTTTTGCCCTGATCGAGAACCAGGACCGTATTCGCCAGGCCGTGCGGGGTATTCGTCAGATGTTCCGCAAGCAGCAGTAA
- a CDS encoding LysR family transcriptional regulator codes for MDDLRRIDLNLLLTLHALLVEQHVSRAAVRLHRSQPAVSHGLAQLRELFGDPLLVRRGGRLQATARAQALLEPLQQALAQLDGLIARPGFDPGQAQRSFRLAMSDYGARVVLPGLMKVLRQEAPGIDLVVIQGSREAMLGHLFDGEADLALGVFPQLSAELRVETLFEERFTCVGDRSVLPARGGLGLEEWLARPHVLVAVRPGIDNEIDLALEAIGARRRVALALPHWAAAQEVIAGTDLILTVAQRSLDSGTLDPRLRRFEPPLPIQAFAFQQAWHQRRDGDAAHQWLREACRRGLVPR; via the coding sequence ATGGATGATCTGCGCCGTATTGATCTGAACCTGCTGCTCACCTTGCATGCGTTGCTGGTTGAACAACATGTGTCGCGGGCCGCCGTACGCCTGCATCGCAGCCAGCCGGCGGTCAGCCATGGCCTGGCGCAATTGCGTGAATTGTTCGGCGACCCTTTGCTGGTGCGGCGGGGCGGGCGGCTGCAGGCCACCGCCCGCGCCCAGGCCCTGCTCGAACCCTTGCAGCAAGCGCTGGCGCAGCTCGACGGGCTGATTGCCAGGCCTGGCTTTGATCCCGGCCAGGCGCAGCGCAGCTTTCGCCTGGCGATGTCGGACTACGGCGCCAGGGTGGTGTTGCCCGGCTTGATGAAGGTGTTGAGGCAAGAGGCGCCGGGGATCGACCTGGTGGTTATCCAGGGCAGCCGCGAGGCGATGCTCGGGCATCTATTCGATGGCGAGGCGGACCTGGCGCTGGGCGTGTTCCCGCAACTGTCGGCCGAGCTTCGGGTCGAGACCTTGTTCGAGGAGCGTTTCACCTGTGTGGGGGACCGTAGCGTATTGCCGGCGCGGGGCGGCCTGGGGCTGGAGGAGTGGCTGGCGCGGCCGCATGTGCTGGTGGCGGTACGCCCGGGGATCGACAACGAGATCGACCTGGCGCTGGAGGCCATTGGCGCCCGCCGCCGGGTCGCCCTGGCGCTGCCCCATTGGGCCGCCGCCCAGGAAGTGATCGCCGGCACGGACCTGATCCTCACGGTGGCGCAACGCAGCCTGGACAGCGGCACGCTCGATCCGCGCCTGCGACGTTTCGAGCCGCCGCTGCCGATCCAGGCCTTTGCCTTCCAGCAGGCCTGGCATCAACGCCGGGACGGCGATGCCGCCCACCAATGGCTACGCGAAGCCTGCAGGCGCGGGCTTGTCCCGCGATAG
- the cyoE gene encoding heme o synthase, protein MSIKHFIQITKPGIIFGNVLSVAGGFFLAAQGHVDFMLFLATVIGTSLVVASGCVFNNCIDRDIDIKMERTKNRAMVQGQISLKVALAYATLLGVAGLGLLYVQANALAALFGLIGFVIYVGFYSLYLKRKSVHGTLVGSLSGAMPPVIGYCAVSNTFDLAALTLLVMFSLWQMPHSYAIAIFRFNDYLAASIPVLPVKRGILVAKKHILWYIVAFLAATLMLTIGGYAGMSYMAVAAAMGMYWLYMAWTGYKAVDDRLWARKLFVFSIFTITALSVMMSLDTKVPTELLLTYAH, encoded by the coding sequence ATGTCCATTAAGCACTTTATCCAAATCACCAAACCGGGGATCATTTTCGGTAACGTGCTTTCTGTGGCAGGCGGTTTTTTCCTTGCCGCGCAAGGGCATGTCGACTTCATGCTGTTCCTGGCCACGGTGATTGGCACTTCTCTGGTGGTGGCGTCCGGTTGCGTGTTCAACAACTGCATCGACCGTGACATCGACATCAAGATGGAGCGCACCAAGAACCGTGCAATGGTTCAGGGCCAGATCTCGCTGAAAGTCGCACTCGCCTACGCCACCCTGCTCGGGGTGGCCGGGCTTGGCCTGCTGTATGTGCAGGCCAATGCCCTGGCGGCGCTGTTCGGCCTGATCGGCTTCGTCATCTATGTGGGTTTCTACAGCCTGTACCTGAAGCGCAAATCGGTGCACGGCACCCTGGTTGGCAGCCTGTCCGGTGCCATGCCTCCGGTGATCGGCTACTGCGCCGTGAGCAACACCTTCGACCTGGCTGCGTTGACCCTGCTGGTGATGTTCAGCCTCTGGCAGATGCCGCATTCCTATGCCATTGCGATCTTCCGCTTCAATGACTATCTGGCTGCCTCGATCCCGGTCCTGCCGGTCAAGCGTGGCATCCTGGTCGCCAAGAAGCACATCCTCTGGTACATCGTGGCATTCCTGGCGGCAACCCTGATGCTCACCATCGGTGGTTACGCCGGCATGAGCTACATGGCCGTCGCAGCCGCCATGGGCATGTACTGGCTGTACATGGCCTGGACCGGCTACAAGGCTGTGGACGACCGGCTCTGGGCGCGCAAGCTGTTCGTGTTCTCGATCTTCACCATCACCGCCCTGAGCGTGATGATGTCGCTGGACACCAAAGTGCCGACCGAGCTGCTGCTGACCTACGCACACTGA
- the cyoC gene encoding cytochrome o ubiquinol oxidase subunit III: MSSHVINADTHAHGHDHGHDDHHHDSGQMTVYGFWLYLMTDCILFASLFAAYAVLSGNFAGGPSGHDIFELNFVLAETALLLFSSITFGFAMLQMYKGNKGGVLGWLAVTFLLGAGFIAMEVYEFHHLIAAGFGPQRSGFLSGFFALVGTHGLHVTAGLIWMAVMMYQINKHGITGTAKTRMSCLSLFWHFLDVVWICVFTVVYLLGVL, translated from the coding sequence ATGTCCAGTCATGTAATCAACGCTGATACTCATGCTCATGGTCACGACCATGGGCACGATGACCACCACCACGACTCGGGCCAGATGACCGTCTACGGTTTCTGGCTGTACCTGATGACCGACTGCATTCTGTTTGCGTCGCTCTTCGCAGCTTACGCGGTGCTGTCCGGCAACTTTGCCGGCGGCCCGTCGGGTCATGACATCTTCGAGCTGAACTTCGTACTGGCCGAGACCGCGCTGCTGCTGTTCTCCAGTATTACCTTCGGTTTCGCCATGTTGCAGATGTACAAGGGCAACAAGGGCGGCGTACTGGGCTGGTTGGCAGTGACCTTCCTGCTCGGTGCAGGCTTCATCGCGATGGAAGTCTATGAGTTCCATCACCTGATCGCTGCGGGCTTCGGCCCACAGCGCAGCGGCTTCCTGTCGGGCTTCTTCGCCCTGGTCGGCACCCACGGTCTGCACGTGACCGCCGGTCTGATCTGGATGGCTGTGATGATGTACCAGATCAACAAGCACGGTATCACCGGTACCGCCAAGACCCGCATGAGCTGCCTGAGCCTGTTCTGGCACTTCCTGGACGTGGTCTGGATCTGCGTGTTCACCGTTGTGTATCTGCTGGGGGTTCTGTAA
- a CDS encoding phosphonate ABC transporter ATP-binding protein, with product MTLALKSASLRHGQVQALNEVDVQIGTGERVAIIGPSGAGKSSLLQLLASAIAPSTGSVELLGEAPWRLSASARQHLRARIALIHQAPPLPPRQRVVTAVLAGRLGQWSTLRGLLNLLHPSDIPGVREVLSSLGMADKIFAQCGQLSGGQLQRVGIARALYQQPELLLADEPVSAMDPVLADHSLKILSNHAQARNVTLVASLHAVDLALAHFPRVIGIREGQVAFDRPAADVSSEMLDALYANEHLASPVLPLPTLNLQIPRC from the coding sequence GTGACCCTTGCGCTGAAAAGCGCCAGCCTGCGCCACGGCCAGGTCCAGGCGCTGAATGAAGTCGATGTGCAGATCGGCACCGGCGAGCGGGTGGCGATCATCGGCCCGTCGGGTGCCGGCAAGTCCAGCCTGTTGCAGTTGCTTGCCAGCGCCATCGCTCCCAGTACCGGCAGCGTCGAGTTGCTCGGGGAGGCGCCCTGGCGGTTGTCGGCCTCGGCCCGCCAGCACCTGCGCGCGCGCATCGCCCTCATTCACCAGGCGCCTCCGTTGCCCCCGCGCCAGCGGGTGGTGACGGCGGTACTGGCAGGGCGGCTGGGGCAGTGGAGCACCCTGCGTGGCTTGCTCAATCTGCTGCACCCCTCGGACATCCCCGGGGTGCGTGAAGTGCTGAGCAGCCTGGGCATGGCCGACAAGATCTTTGCCCAATGCGGGCAGCTCTCCGGTGGGCAGCTACAGCGGGTCGGCATCGCCCGGGCGCTGTACCAGCAGCCGGAGCTGCTGCTGGCGGACGAGCCGGTGTCGGCCATGGACCCGGTGCTGGCCGACCACAGCCTGAAAATCCTCAGCAACCATGCACAGGCTCGCAACGTGACCCTGGTGGCCAGCCTGCACGCGGTGGACCTGGCGCTGGCGCATTTTCCCCGGGTGATCGGCATCCGCGAAGGGCAGGTGGCGTTCGACCGGCCTGCTGCTGACGTCTCGAGCGAGATGCTCGATGCCTTGTACGCCAACGAGCACCTGGCCTCGCCGGTATTGCCGCTGCCGACCTTGAACCTGCAGATTCCCCGATGCTGA